A single genomic interval of Macadamia integrifolia cultivar HAES 741 chromosome 6, SCU_Mint_v3, whole genome shotgun sequence harbors:
- the LOC122082664 gene encoding arogenate dehydratase 2-like isoform X2: MAATLGQAWKSSPCEQQKRLWDIASANHRSHNGRNFIKVPSKKSLKRYQKVFASDSTGEDKKKNDEALEFQKSFKDSVVSKDSQSLPRPLSIIDLPNSPSPVSRLRVAYQGVQGAFSESAAEKAYPDCEAVACEQFDTAFDAVEKWLVDRAVLPIENSLGGSIHRNYDLLLRHRLHIVGEVYLPIQHCLLANHGVKLEDLKRVLSHPQALAQCENTLTKLGIVREAVDDTAGAAQDDSDNVTRFLMLAREPIIPKTDRPFKTSIVFSLEEGPGVLSRALTVFSMRNINLTKIESRPLRKQPLRVPSDGINGCTTYFDYLFYLDFEVSMADQRSQNALGHLKEFATFLRVLGSYPADTSLT; this comes from the exons ATGGCCGCAACCTTAGGTCAAGCATGGAAGAGTTCTCCCTGCGAGCAACAGAAACGCTTATGGGATATCGCTTCTGCGAATCATCGAAGTCATAATGGGAGAAATTTCATCAAAGTTCCTTCGAAAAAATCGTTGAAACGCTATCAGAAGGTTTTTGCATCGGATTCTACTGgagaagataagaagaagaacgatGAAGCGCTCGAGTTCCAGAAGAGTTTTAAAGATTCTGTTGTTTCCAAGGATTCACAATCACTTCCAA GGCCTCTATCTATCATCGATTTGCCGAATTCGCCTAGTCCTGTCTCTCGCCTTCGGGTCGCTTACCAG GGAGTTCAAGGTGCGTTCAGTGAATCGGCGGCTGAAAAGGCGTACCCGGATTGCGAAGCCGTTGCTTGTGAACAATTCGACACTGCTTTCGAT GCTGTTGAAAAGTGGCTTGTTGATAGAGCAGTTTTACCGATTGAGAATTCTCTTGGGGGGAGCATCCACCGAAATTATGATCTCTTACTTAGACACAGGTTACATATTGTTGGGGAAGTATACCTTCCAATCCAACATTGCTTGCTAGCCAATCATGGTGTTAAATTGGAAGATCTAAAACGTGTTCTTAGCCACCCACAA GCTCTTGCTCAATGTGAGAACACGTTAACAAAGTTGGGAATCGTCAGAGAAGCTGTAGATGATACTGCTGGTGCTGCTCAG GATGATTCTGACAACGTTACTCGATTTTTGATGCTTGCAAGAGAGCCCATTATTCCAAAGACTGACAGACCATTCAAA ACAAGTATAGTTTTCTCTCTCGAGGAGGGGCCTGGTGTGCTTTCCAGAGCACTTACCGTTTTTTCAATGAGGAATATCAACCTCACAAAG ATTGAGAGTCGCCCGTTGCGTAAACAGCCCTTGCGTGTACCTAGTGACGGCATTAATGGATGTACAAC GTACTTTGACTATCTTTTCTATCTGGATTTTGAAGTATCAATGGCAGACCAAAGGTCTCAAAATGCCCTTGGGCATCTTAAG GAGTTTGCTACATTCCTACGAGTTCTAGGGAGCTATCCTGCTGATACTAGCTTGACATGA
- the LOC122082664 gene encoding arogenate dehydratase 2-like isoform X1: MAATLGQAWKSSPCEQQKRLWDIASANHRSHNGRNFIKVPSKKSLKRYQKVFASDSTGEDKKKNDEALEFQKSFKDSVVSKDSQSLPRPLSIIDLPNSPSPVSRLRVAYQGVQGAFSESAAEKAYPDCEAVACEQFDTAFDAVEKWLVDRAVLPIENSLGGSIHRNYDLLLRHRLHIVGEVYLPIQHCLLANHGVKLEDLKRVLSHPQALAQCENTLTKLGIVREAVDDTAGAAQYIFANKVQDAGAVASSKAARIYGLNILAQDIQDDSDNVTRFLMLAREPIIPKTDRPFKTSIVFSLEEGPGVLSRALTVFSMRNINLTKIESRPLRKQPLRVPSDGINGCTTYFDYLFYLDFEVSMADQRSQNALGHLKEFATFLRVLGSYPADTSLT; the protein is encoded by the exons ATGGCCGCAACCTTAGGTCAAGCATGGAAGAGTTCTCCCTGCGAGCAACAGAAACGCTTATGGGATATCGCTTCTGCGAATCATCGAAGTCATAATGGGAGAAATTTCATCAAAGTTCCTTCGAAAAAATCGTTGAAACGCTATCAGAAGGTTTTTGCATCGGATTCTACTGgagaagataagaagaagaacgatGAAGCGCTCGAGTTCCAGAAGAGTTTTAAAGATTCTGTTGTTTCCAAGGATTCACAATCACTTCCAA GGCCTCTATCTATCATCGATTTGCCGAATTCGCCTAGTCCTGTCTCTCGCCTTCGGGTCGCTTACCAG GGAGTTCAAGGTGCGTTCAGTGAATCGGCGGCTGAAAAGGCGTACCCGGATTGCGAAGCCGTTGCTTGTGAACAATTCGACACTGCTTTCGAT GCTGTTGAAAAGTGGCTTGTTGATAGAGCAGTTTTACCGATTGAGAATTCTCTTGGGGGGAGCATCCACCGAAATTATGATCTCTTACTTAGACACAGGTTACATATTGTTGGGGAAGTATACCTTCCAATCCAACATTGCTTGCTAGCCAATCATGGTGTTAAATTGGAAGATCTAAAACGTGTTCTTAGCCACCCACAA GCTCTTGCTCAATGTGAGAACACGTTAACAAAGTTGGGAATCGTCAGAGAAGCTGTAGATGATACTGCTGGTGCTGCTCAG TATATTTTTGCCAACAAAGTCCAAGATGCGGGAGCAGTTGCTAGCTCTAAAGCTGCGAGGATCTACGGTTTGAATATTCTAGCTCAAGATATTCAG GATGATTCTGACAACGTTACTCGATTTTTGATGCTTGCAAGAGAGCCCATTATTCCAAAGACTGACAGACCATTCAAA ACAAGTATAGTTTTCTCTCTCGAGGAGGGGCCTGGTGTGCTTTCCAGAGCACTTACCGTTTTTTCAATGAGGAATATCAACCTCACAAAG ATTGAGAGTCGCCCGTTGCGTAAACAGCCCTTGCGTGTACCTAGTGACGGCATTAATGGATGTACAAC GTACTTTGACTATCTTTTCTATCTGGATTTTGAAGTATCAATGGCAGACCAAAGGTCTCAAAATGCCCTTGGGCATCTTAAG GAGTTTGCTACATTCCTACGAGTTCTAGGGAGCTATCCTGCTGATACTAGCTTGACATGA